From the Martelella mediterranea DSM 17316 genome, one window contains:
- a CDS encoding SDR family oxidoreductase, with the protein MTRTAIITGASRGIGAEIARRLAADGINIVVNYASNAAAAEDVVASIRKKGGKAIAVKADIGAADGIKTLFDATEAEFGKADILVNNGGMLSLAPLATVTDEDFERQVAVNFGGTFRGLREAANRLADGGRIVNFSTSVVGTKLPAYGVYAATKAAVETLTHIAAKELAARGITVNAIAPGPVATELFLDGKSEELVANITRTIPAGRLGEPDDIAGAVAFLVCDEARFISGQVLRVNGGMI; encoded by the coding sequence ATGACCAGAACAGCCATCATCACCGGCGCCTCGCGCGGGATCGGCGCTGAAATCGCCAGGCGTCTTGCCGCCGACGGCATCAATATCGTGGTCAACTACGCGTCGAACGCTGCCGCCGCGGAAGACGTGGTTGCGTCAATCAGGAAAAAGGGCGGCAAGGCGATCGCGGTGAAGGCCGATATCGGCGCGGCGGACGGCATCAAGACCCTGTTCGATGCCACCGAAGCCGAGTTCGGCAAGGCCGACATTCTCGTCAACAATGGCGGCATGCTCTCGCTCGCGCCGCTCGCGACGGTCACCGACGAGGATTTCGAACGCCAGGTCGCCGTCAATTTCGGCGGCACGTTCCGCGGCCTGCGCGAAGCGGCGAACCGGCTCGCCGATGGCGGGCGGATCGTCAACTTCTCGACCAGCGTCGTCGGCACCAAACTCCCCGCCTACGGCGTCTACGCCGCAACCAAGGCCGCCGTCGAGACACTGACCCATATCGCCGCCAAGGAACTGGCCGCGCGCGGCATCACCGTCAATGCGATCGCCCCCGGACCGGTGGCGACCGAGCTGTTTCTCGACGGCAAGAGCGAGGAACTGGTCGCCAACATCACCCGCACAATTCCGGCCGGCCGTCTGGGCGAGCCCGACGATATCGCCGGAGCCGTCGCCTTTCTCGTCTGCGACGAGGCCCGCTTCATCAGCGGTCAGGTGCTGCGCGTCAATGGCGGCATGATCTGA
- a CDS encoding LysR family transcriptional regulator: MDRFDRMRLYARVVERGSFSAAALDLGLARSTATEAIKGLEADLGVRLLDRTTRHVAATLDGEDHYRRCVAILADVEEAEGAFRAGNPDGLLRIDAHPHLTRNFLLPGLPAFLARYPDLRIHFGQGDRYVDLVREGYDCVIRAGELEDSGLIARRLGALREVTVASPTYLARHGVPQTPDDLAGHLAVGFISSRTGEVMPLELIENGHTRYVTLKTRVTANDSGTANALARAGFGLVQAPRYHFAEALAEGEMVEVLPDFPPPPTPLTALYPQNRHTAPRLRVFLEWVQGIFAGGEV; the protein is encoded by the coding sequence ATGGACAGATTTGACCGCATGCGCCTTTATGCCCGCGTCGTCGAGCGCGGCAGCTTTTCCGCCGCAGCACTTGATCTCGGCCTTGCGCGCTCGACCGCCACGGAAGCGATCAAGGGGCTGGAGGCCGATCTCGGCGTAAGGCTTCTCGACCGCACCACCCGCCATGTCGCGGCGACGCTCGACGGCGAGGATCACTATCGGCGCTGCGTTGCGATCCTCGCCGATGTCGAGGAGGCCGAGGGCGCGTTCCGGGCCGGCAATCCGGACGGGCTGCTGCGCATCGACGCCCATCCGCATCTGACCCGCAATTTCCTGCTGCCCGGCCTGCCCGCCTTTCTGGCGCGCTATCCCGATCTCAGAATCCATTTCGGGCAGGGTGACCGTTATGTCGATCTGGTGCGCGAGGGCTATGATTGCGTCATCCGGGCCGGCGAACTGGAGGATAGCGGCCTGATCGCCCGCCGGCTCGGTGCGCTCCGCGAGGTCACGGTGGCGAGCCCGACCTATCTTGCGCGCCACGGCGTACCGCAAACGCCGGACGATCTTGCCGGCCATCTGGCGGTCGGCTTCATCTCGTCGCGCACCGGAGAGGTGATGCCGCTCGAACTGATCGAGAACGGCCACACCCGCTATGTCACGCTGAAGACCCGGGTGACGGCCAATGATTCCGGCACGGCCAATGCGCTGGCGCGGGCAGGATTCGGGCTGGTGCAGGCGCCGCGCTATCATTTCGCCGAGGCGCTGGCGGAAGGCGAGATGGTCGAGGTGCTGCCGGATTTTCCGCCGCCGCCAACACCGCTGACCGCGCTCTATCCCCAGAACCGACACACCGCGCCGCGATTGCGGGTGTTTCTCGAATGGGTGCAGGGGATTTTCGCCGGTGGCGAGGTCTGA
- a CDS encoding LysR family transcriptional regulator, with protein sequence MQIEALIYFNELTRSRSIRRAAETLGVSPMAVSRQLENLEAYFNAVLIERGARGIALTPAGALLAERADAMIRDLEGARQVIDDLRGLNAGHVSLHVNGAVINAILAPALAEFYALYPKISIAVTVTSAEVALNAVTTGETDIAVTMFSPSDARIETLFSLSVRHDPVMAPEHPLAAEKEITLEAIRRHAIAMPDRAFSIRRDFDDRQRAAGFSPVEVAFTTSSLELQKELTRRGTAVLILPAMTVARELRDGTLVLRPFAKGAEIASDMRLVRAEGPTPTFAALKLAEFLEAFLREHG encoded by the coding sequence ATGCAGATCGAGGCCCTCATCTATTTCAACGAACTCACGCGCTCGCGCTCGATCCGTCGGGCGGCCGAAACGCTGGGCGTGTCGCCGATGGCGGTCAGCCGCCAGCTTGAAAATCTCGAGGCCTATTTCAACGCCGTGCTGATCGAACGCGGCGCGCGCGGCATTGCGCTCACCCCCGCCGGGGCGCTGCTGGCCGAACGCGCCGATGCGATGATCCGCGATCTCGAAGGCGCAAGGCAGGTGATCGACGATCTCAGGGGGCTCAATGCCGGCCACGTCTCGCTTCACGTCAACGGCGCGGTGATCAACGCCATCCTCGCCCCGGCGCTGGCCGAGTTCTACGCGCTCTATCCGAAAATCTCGATTGCGGTGACGGTCACCTCGGCGGAAGTCGCGCTCAACGCGGTGACCACCGGCGAGACCGATATCGCGGTGACGATGTTCTCACCCTCGGATGCGCGGATCGAGACGCTGTTTTCGCTATCGGTGCGGCATGATCCGGTGATGGCCCCGGAACACCCGCTTGCAGCCGAGAAGGAAATCACGCTTGAGGCCATCCGCCGCCACGCCATCGCCATGCCCGACCGCGCCTTCAGCATCCGCCGTGATTTCGATGATCGCCAGCGCGCCGCTGGCTTCTCGCCGGTGGAGGTTGCCTTCACCACCTCCTCGCTGGAACTCCAGAAGGAGCTTACCCGGCGCGGCACCGCGGTGCTGATCCTGCCGGCGATGACAGTTGCCCGCGAGCTTCGCGACGGAACGCTTGTGCTGCGCCCGTTCGCAAAGGGCGCGGAAATCGCCAGCGACATGCGGCTGGTGCGCGCCGAGGGCCCGACACCCACCTTCGCCGCCCTGAAACTCGCCGAGTTTCTGGAGGCCTTTCTGCGCGAGCACGGGTAG
- a CDS encoding UTRA domain-containing protein: MAVRVFQDFDISGDGPIYRRLKAELARAVESGKLAHGEALPPERDLARIVGVSRVTVRRAIAELTSEGFLQRRHGAGTFVLRPPARIEQPLKRLTSFTEDMQARGLTPRSHWLERGLFSANAEEAEGLKLTENAAVARLSRIRLGDELPMAIEHSTLPADILERPDLVETSLYAALAERGVTMAKATERITACNLTAEQAALLTVSPGAPALAIRRTVYDAGGRPVELTRTYYRSDIYDLVAELTYAGDP; this comes from the coding sequence ATGGCCGTGCGGGTTTTCCAGGATTTCGACATTTCGGGTGACGGGCCGATCTATCGGCGGTTGAAGGCCGAGCTGGCAAGGGCTGTCGAAAGCGGCAAGCTTGCCCATGGCGAGGCGCTGCCGCCCGAGCGCGATCTGGCCCGGATCGTGGGCGTCAGCCGGGTGACCGTGCGCCGCGCGATCGCGGAACTGACCAGCGAAGGGTTTCTGCAACGCCGCCATGGCGCCGGCACCTTCGTGCTGCGTCCGCCGGCGCGGATCGAGCAGCCGCTGAAGCGGCTGACCTCGTTTACCGAGGACATGCAGGCGCGCGGGCTGACGCCGCGCTCGCACTGGCTGGAGCGTGGCCTGTTTTCGGCAAACGCGGAGGAGGCGGAGGGGCTGAAACTGACCGAAAACGCCGCCGTCGCCCGCCTCAGCCGTATCCGGCTCGGCGATGAGCTGCCGATGGCGATCGAGCATTCCACGCTGCCCGCCGATATTCTCGAACGGCCTGACCTCGTCGAAACCTCGCTCTATGCCGCGCTTGCCGAGCGTGGCGTCACCATGGCGAAAGCCACCGAACGGATCACCGCCTGCAACCTGACTGCCGAACAGGCAGCACTTCTGACGGTATCGCCCGGCGCCCCGGCGCTTGCGATCCGCCGCACTGTCTACGATGCCGGCGGCCGGCCGGTGGAGCTGACCAGAACCTATTATCGAAGCGATATCTATGACCTCGTCGCCGAGCTGACCTATGCCGGCGACCCATGA
- a CDS encoding SIS domain-containing protein, with protein MTDITNMRREIDEIPEAAARLLDGQSAALAAAGRALAEKDPAVVVTIARGSSDHASLFLKYAIELTVGIPVASLGPSLASIYGAKLRMNKAAAISVSQSGKSPDIVALAKAARDGGALSLALVNTIASPLAEMADQPIDIAAGPEKAVAATKSYVNSIVAGLAVLAEWSGDAALKAALAKLPDDLAKALACDWSALIAPLKDAQSLYVLGRGPSFAIASEASLKCKETSELHAEAYSSAEVMHGPVSLVEPRFPVIAFAARDKAEDSVVKIASGMAKKGASVFLSSERGEGTVLLPHVATGHPLTDALALIVPYYSVIEKLSRARGFNPDAPAALNKVTETE; from the coding sequence ATGACCGACATCACCAATATGCGCCGCGAAATCGACGAGATACCCGAAGCCGCCGCCCGGCTGCTCGATGGCCAGAGCGCGGCGCTTGCGGCGGCCGGCCGGGCGCTTGCCGAAAAGGACCCCGCCGTGGTGGTCACCATCGCGCGCGGCTCGTCCGATCACGCATCGCTGTTTCTGAAATACGCGATCGAGCTGACGGTTGGCATTCCGGTCGCCTCCCTCGGTCCCTCGCTCGCCTCGATCTACGGGGCGAAGCTGCGGATGAACAAGGCCGCCGCGATTTCGGTTTCGCAGTCCGGCAAGAGCCCGGATATCGTGGCGCTCGCAAAGGCCGCGCGCGATGGCGGCGCGCTGTCGCTTGCGCTCGTCAACACCATTGCCTCGCCGCTGGCGGAGATGGCCGATCAACCGATCGATATCGCGGCCGGCCCTGAAAAGGCGGTGGCGGCGACCAAGTCCTACGTCAATTCGATCGTGGCCGGCCTTGCCGTGCTTGCCGAATGGTCCGGCGATGCGGCGCTCAAGGCGGCGCTTGCCAAACTGCCCGACGATCTTGCAAAGGCGCTTGCCTGCGACTGGTCGGCGCTGATCGCGCCGCTGAAGGATGCCCAGTCGCTTTATGTGCTGGGACGCGGTCCGAGCTTTGCGATCGCCAGCGAAGCCTCGCTGAAATGCAAGGAAACCTCGGAACTGCATGCCGAGGCCTATTCCTCGGCGGAGGTGATGCACGGCCCGGTGTCGCTGGTCGAGCCGCGCTTCCCGGTGATCGCGTTTGCCGCCCGCGACAAGGCGGAGGACAGTGTCGTCAAGATTGCCTCCGGCATGGCGAAGAAGGGCGCGTCGGTATTCCTGTCGTCGGAACGCGGCGAGGGCACGGTGTTGCTGCCGCATGTCGCGACCGGCCATCCGCTGACGGATGCGCTGGCGCTGATCGTGCCCTATTACAGCGTGATCGAGAAACTGTCGCGCGCCCGCGGCTTCAACCCGGATGCGCCGGCGGCGCTCAACAAGGTGACGGAGACCGAATAA
- the nagA gene encoding N-acetylglucosamine-6-phosphate deacetylase, protein MKKAISGARIFDGESLLEGRALVFSSAGIEAIFSARHIPDECEIIPADGRILAPGLIDLQVNGGGGLLFNNAPDLDGLRTICAAQIRSGVTALLPTLITDRPDVVRAAVEAGKAAWEAGIPGYLGLHLEGPHLSLARKGTHDPALIRPMEAEDCDFLVENAGSFGVGLLTIAPENVTRQQVARLSKAGYIVSLGHTDAACVVAREYRFAGATMATHLFNAMSPLSHREPGMVGAVLGDGGFSCGLIADGYHVDSVAMGIALRAKAGPGKIFLVSDAMSVTGTDLQSFELNGRTIYRKDGRLTLADGTLAGADTDLLTCVKNVRDMLGLPLEEALRMASLYPAEAVGARSKGRLKPGADADFVLLSQDLALAASYIAGERVFSAD, encoded by the coding sequence ATGAAGAAGGCGATAAGCGGCGCGCGGATATTCGACGGCGAAAGCCTGCTGGAAGGCCGGGCGCTGGTGTTTTCCTCAGCCGGCATCGAGGCGATCTTCTCGGCGCGCCATATTCCCGACGAATGCGAGATCATCCCGGCGGACGGGCGGATTCTGGCCCCGGGCCTCATCGATCTCCAGGTCAATGGCGGCGGCGGACTGCTGTTCAACAATGCGCCGGATCTTGATGGGCTGCGCACCATCTGCGCCGCCCAGATCCGCTCCGGCGTCACCGCGCTCTTGCCGACGCTGATTACCGACCGGCCCGATGTAGTGCGTGCGGCGGTCGAGGCCGGCAAGGCCGCCTGGGAGGCGGGCATTCCGGGCTATCTCGGCCTGCATCTGGAAGGCCCGCATCTGTCGCTGGCCAGAAAAGGCACGCATGATCCGGCGCTGATCCGGCCGATGGAAGCGGAGGATTGCGACTTTCTCGTCGAAAATGCCGGCAGTTTCGGCGTCGGACTGCTGACAATCGCGCCTGAAAATGTCACCCGCCAGCAGGTCGCGCGTCTCAGCAAGGCCGGCTATATCGTCAGCCTCGGCCACACCGATGCCGCCTGCGTGGTGGCGCGGGAATACCGGTTTGCAGGTGCCACGATGGCGACGCATCTGTTCAACGCGATGAGCCCGCTCAGCCATCGCGAACCGGGCATGGTCGGCGCGGTGCTCGGCGATGGCGGGTTTTCCTGCGGCTTGATCGCCGATGGCTATCATGTCGACTCGGTGGCGATGGGGATCGCGCTGAGGGCAAAGGCCGGGCCTGGGAAAATATTCCTGGTATCCGACGCGATGTCGGTCACTGGAACGGACCTTCAGAGTTTCGAGCTCAACGGCCGCACGATCTATCGCAAGGATGGCCGCCTGACGCTTGCCGACGGCACGCTTGCCGGGGCCGATACAGACCTGCTGACTTGCGTGAAGAATGTCCGCGACATGCTGGGCCTGCCGCTGGAGGAGGCGCTCAGAATGGCATCGCTCTATCCGGCCGAGGCCGTGGGTGCGCGGTCCAAGGGGCGGCTGAAACCGGGCGCGGACGCCGACTTCGTGCTGCTTTCCCAGGACCTCGCGCTTGCCGCGAGCTATATCGCCGGGGAGCGCGTCTTCAGCGCCGATTGA
- a CDS encoding monovalent cation:proton antiporter-2 (CPA2) family protein, with translation MATTQSLFTETVWMLGAAAIAAPLFKRLGLGTVLGYLAGGIVIGPVLQRISNGEEVLHVAELGIVFLLFMIGLELKPARLWTMRKDIFGLGLAQVLVTGAVLVPLAKFGGLGNWQAAVIAGFGLALSSTAFAMQILDDNGDVNTRYGQRSFSMLLFQDIAIVPLLALASILGGGVEEASTSDMLMNAGLAALVVVLMIAAGRYVLTPVFQIIAATGAREVMIVAALFIVIGAAMVMQMVGLSMAMGAFLAGVMLAESSYRHELEADIEPFRGVFLAIFFIAVGLSLELSVVYENIGLILVAVPVLLVVKAAVIYGLCRLTGSPHEDAVRIAALLPQGGEFGFVMFSTAAAAGIFSNATASLLIAIVTVSMVATPLTVRLAERFYARRETHEEMEEDFDGAGADVLMIGFSRFGQIAAQILLASGRDVTIIDFSADRIRQASAFGFHIYFGDGTRKDVLIAAGIEKAKIVAVCTQKREITDRVIDVVQENFPRAHIYARSYDRSHTLALRQRGVEYELRETLESGLVFGRETLVALGTSEEEAIAITDDIRKRDAKRLEIQAVEGIMAGADMLHTHPVSPEPLMRPKRRQIDPTVKVTGKDMA, from the coding sequence ATGGCAACGACCCAGAGCCTTTTTACCGAAACCGTGTGGATGCTGGGGGCCGCGGCCATCGCAGCGCCGCTTTTCAAGCGGCTCGGCCTCGGCACGGTTCTCGGCTACCTGGCGGGCGGGATCGTGATCGGTCCGGTGCTTCAAAGAATCAGCAATGGCGAGGAGGTGCTGCACGTCGCCGAACTCGGGATCGTGTTCCTGCTGTTCATGATCGGGCTTGAACTGAAGCCGGCCCGGCTCTGGACAATGCGCAAGGACATTTTCGGTCTTGGCCTTGCCCAGGTTCTGGTCACCGGCGCGGTGCTGGTGCCGCTTGCCAAATTCGGCGGGCTCGGAAACTGGCAGGCCGCGGTGATCGCCGGCTTCGGCCTGGCGCTGTCATCCACCGCCTTCGCCATGCAGATCCTCGATGACAATGGCGACGTCAACACCCGCTACGGCCAGCGCTCGTTCTCGATGCTGCTGTTCCAGGATATCGCGATCGTGCCGCTTCTGGCGCTCGCCAGCATTCTCGGCGGCGGCGTGGAGGAAGCGAGCACCTCGGACATGCTGATGAATGCCGGACTGGCCGCCCTTGTCGTGGTGCTGATGATCGCCGCCGGGCGCTATGTGCTGACGCCGGTGTTCCAGATCATCGCCGCCACAGGCGCGCGCGAGGTGATGATCGTGGCCGCGCTGTTCATCGTCATCGGCGCTGCGATGGTGATGCAGATGGTCGGGCTGTCGATGGCCATGGGCGCGTTTCTCGCCGGCGTGATGCTCGCCGAATCCTCCTACCGCCATGAACTCGAGGCCGATATCGAGCCGTTTCGCGGCGTTTTTCTCGCGATCTTCTTCATCGCGGTCGGCCTGTCGCTCGAACTTTCCGTGGTCTACGAGAATATCGGCCTGATCCTCGTCGCCGTGCCGGTGCTGCTCGTCGTCAAGGCCGCCGTCATCTACGGGCTGTGTCGCCTGACCGGTTCGCCCCACGAGGACGCCGTCCGGATCGCTGCGCTTCTGCCGCAGGGCGGCGAATTCGGCTTCGTGATGTTCTCGACGGCGGCTGCCGCCGGCATCTTCTCCAACGCCACCGCCTCGCTGCTGATCGCGATCGTGACGGTCTCGATGGTGGCGACCCCGCTGACCGTTCGCCTCGCCGAGCGGTTCTACGCCCGGCGCGAGACCCATGAGGAGATGGAGGAGGATTTCGACGGCGCCGGCGCGGACGTGCTGATGATCGGTTTCTCGCGCTTCGGCCAGATTGCCGCGCAGATCCTGCTCGCCAGCGGCCGCGACGTGACGATCATCGATTTCTCCGCCGATCGAATCCGGCAGGCCTCGGCCTTCGGCTTTCACATCTATTTCGGCGACGGCACCCGCAAGGACGTGCTGATCGCGGCAGGCATCGAAAAGGCCAAGATCGTCGCGGTCTGCACCCAGAAGCGTGAGATCACCGATCGGGTGATCGACGTGGTGCAGGAGAATTTCCCGCGCGCCCACATCTATGCCCGCTCCTATGACCGCAGCCACACGCTGGCGCTCAGACAACGGGGCGTCGAATACGAATTGCGCGAAACGCTGGAATCCGGCCTCGTCTTCGGCCGCGAGACGCTGGTGGCGCTCGGCACCAGCGAGGAAGAGGCGATCGCGATCACCGACGATATCCGCAAGCGCGATGCCAAGCGGCTGGAGATCCAGGCGGTCGAGGGCATCATGGCCGGCGCCGACATGCTCCACACCCACCCCGTCAGCCCCGAACCGCTGATGCGGCCGAAGCGCCGACAGATCGACCCCACGGTGAAGGTAACCGGCAAGGACATGGCGTAA
- a CDS encoding TldD/PmbA family protein, whose protein sequence is MSSSRVPDQLIDTASKILAVAKKKGADAADVVVSQGASHGISVRDGKRENAKASENRGFSLRVFRGAKVASVSTNDDSDIDTLVERALAMAAVSPEDPYASLADSARLAREAPDLDLYDETEVSPEALAERALAAEAAALDVKGVTRSSGAGASRGEVGFVLVTSDGFSGGYRRSYSSVSVSVVAGEGAGMQRDHDYDARAHDGDLDPPAEIGRKAGERAAARLSPRQVPTRRNAAVIFEPRLAASMIGSLAGAITGSSVARKTSFLRDKLGKPVLKAGLNLIDDPAIRRGAGSQPFDGEGVLSERLVMVEDGVLRQWFLSTALGRELGFETNGRGTRSGNSLSAAPTNLVLEPGPKTPAELMADIGTGLYVTELIGHGVNMVTGEYSRGASGFWIENGEIAYPVSQMTIAGNLKDMFMAMTPASDIDRRFSIATPSILVEGVTLAGS, encoded by the coding sequence ATGTCATCATCAAGGGTTCCCGATCAATTGATCGACACCGCGTCGAAGATTCTCGCCGTCGCGAAGAAGAAGGGCGCGGATGCCGCCGATGTCGTCGTCTCGCAGGGCGCCTCGCACGGCATCTCGGTGCGCGACGGAAAGCGCGAAAACGCCAAGGCCTCCGAAAACAGGGGTTTCTCGCTGCGCGTGTTCCGCGGCGCGAAGGTCGCAAGCGTCTCCACCAATGACGACAGCGATATCGACACGCTGGTCGAGCGCGCCCTCGCCATGGCCGCCGTCTCGCCCGAAGATCCTTATGCCAGCCTTGCCGACAGCGCCCGGCTTGCCCGCGAAGCCCCTGACCTCGATCTTTACGACGAGACAGAGGTTTCGCCCGAGGCGCTCGCCGAGCGCGCGCTTGCGGCCGAGGCGGCAGCGCTTGACGTAAAGGGCGTCACCAGGAGCTCGGGCGCCGGGGCCTCGCGCGGCGAGGTCGGTTTCGTGCTGGTGACCTCCGACGGCTTTTCGGGCGGCTACCGCCGTTCCTATTCCTCCGTCTCGGTCTCCGTCGTGGCGGGCGAGGGGGCCGGCATGCAGCGCGATCACGATTACGACGCGCGCGCCCATGACGGCGATCTCGATCCGCCGGCAGAGATCGGCCGTAAGGCCGGCGAACGGGCCGCAGCCCGGCTCTCGCCGCGCCAGGTGCCGACGCGTCGCAACGCCGCGGTGATCTTCGAGCCGCGTCTTGCCGCAAGCATGATCGGCAGTCTCGCCGGCGCGATTACGGGGTCTTCCGTCGCGCGCAAGACCAGCTTTCTCAGAGATAAGCTCGGCAAGCCGGTTTTGAAGGCCGGGCTCAACCTGATTGACGATCCGGCGATCCGCCGCGGCGCCGGCTCCCAGCCCTTCGATGGCGAAGGCGTTTTGAGCGAACGGCTGGTCATGGTCGAGGACGGCGTGCTGCGGCAATGGTTCCTGTCGACCGCGCTCGGCCGGGAACTCGGCTTCGAGACCAATGGCCGCGGCACCCGCTCCGGCAATTCGCTGTCCGCCGCGCCGACCAACCTGGTACTCGAGCCCGGCCCGAAGACGCCCGCCGAACTGATGGCCGACATCGGAACCGGGCTCTATGTCACGGAACTGATCGGCCATGGCGTCAACATGGTGACCGGCGAATATTCGCGCGGGGCGAGCGGGTTCTGGATCGAGAATGGCGAGATCGCCTATCCGGTGTCTCAGATGACCATTGCCGGCAATCTGAAGGACATGTTCATGGCGATGACGCCGGCCAGCGATATCGACCGCCGGTTCTCGATTGCCACCCCCAGCATTCTCGTCGAGGGCGTCACCCTCGCCGGCTCGTGA
- a CDS encoding 3'(2'),5'-bisphosphate nucleotidase CysQ — protein MAEPLVADIQADLALITDAAREAGAVALSHFGQNPEVWWKNSGQSPVSAADFAANECLEDLLLRARPDYSWLSEESGDDFARLEADATFVVDPIDGTRGFLKGKKNWMVSVAVVRGGRPVAGVLVAPALDEVFTAALGGPALKNGLPIAASTLRGETGNLELCLPAAMLDGFSPPFRARISKAAHIPSLAYRLASVADGRLDATLVRPNSHDWDLAAADIILAAAGASLVDDAGRPLTYNRRALRHGTLFAGNPALVGTLMREFAPPPVM, from the coding sequence GTGGCCGAGCCGTTGGTTGCCGATATCCAGGCCGATCTGGCGCTGATTACCGATGCGGCGCGCGAGGCGGGTGCGGTCGCGCTCTCCCATTTCGGCCAGAACCCCGAGGTCTGGTGGAAGAACTCCGGTCAGTCGCCGGTCAGCGCCGCCGATTTCGCCGCCAATGAGTGCCTGGAGGATCTGCTGCTGAGGGCGCGGCCGGATTATAGCTGGCTTTCGGAGGAAAGCGGCGACGACTTCGCCCGGCTGGAAGCCGATGCCACCTTCGTGGTCGACCCGATCGATGGCACGCGCGGTTTTCTCAAGGGGAAGAAGAACTGGATGGTCAGCGTGGCGGTGGTGCGCGGTGGCCGCCCGGTGGCCGGCGTCCTCGTCGCGCCGGCGCTTGACGAGGTGTTTACCGCCGCCCTCGGCGGTCCGGCGCTGAAAAACGGTCTTCCGATTGCGGCCTCAACGCTGCGCGGCGAAACCGGAAACCTGGAGCTTTGCCTGCCGGCGGCGATGCTCGATGGCTTCAGCCCGCCCTTTCGCGCGCGCATAAGCAAGGCCGCGCATATTCCTTCGCTCGCCTACAGGCTGGCTTCGGTGGCCGATGGCCGTCTTGATGCCACACTTGTGAGGCCTAACTCACACGATTGGGATCTGGCCGCCGCCGATATCATCCTTGCCGCAGCCGGCGCGTCGCTGGTGGATGACGCGGGGCGGCCGTTGACCTATAATCGCCGCGCGCTGCGCCACGGGACGCTTTTTGCGGGCAATCCGGCGCTGGTCGGGACGCTGATGCGCGAATTCGCGCCGCCGCCGGTCATGTGA
- a CDS encoding DUF4170 domain-containing protein, with protein MADTVENKQLLHLVFGGELESLKGVKFTDLDALDIVGIYPNYASAHAAWKSKAQQTVDNAHMRYFIVHLHRLLDPES; from the coding sequence ATGGCTGATACGGTTGAAAACAAGCAACTCCTGCATCTGGTCTTCGGCGGCGAGCTCGAGAGCCTGAAGGGCGTGAAGTTCACCGATCTGGACGCGCTTGATATCGTCGGTATCTACCCCAATTACGCCAGCGCCCATGCAGCCTGGAAGTCCAAGGCGCAGCAGACCGTCGACAACGCCCATATGCGCTACTTCATCGTCCATCTGCACCGGCTTCTCGACCCGGAATCGTGA